In the genome of Methylophaga nitratireducenticrescens, one region contains:
- a CDS encoding DUF502 domain-containing protein, translating to MRKYLIAGLLVWMPLGVTFLVVRAIVGFLDKSLLLLPDAFQPDRLLGFHIPGLGVLLAVALVLITGMIMANLLGRRLVAFWESLLARIPLVRTLYSAVKQIMEAVLATDAKSFRKVLLVEYPRKGVWSLAFMTSDDLGEVQDKTIANVISVFIPTTPNPTSGFVLMVPESDVIELDMAVEEGLKMIISMGVVVPNSQAYQKKRQDQQLTE from the coding sequence ATGCGTAAATATTTAATAGCGGGCCTTCTGGTCTGGATGCCGCTTGGGGTCACTTTTTTAGTGGTTCGGGCAATCGTTGGTTTTTTAGATAAAAGTCTGTTGCTGTTGCCGGATGCCTTTCAGCCAGATAGGTTGCTTGGTTTTCATATTCCCGGTTTGGGAGTGCTACTGGCGGTGGCACTGGTTTTAATCACCGGCATGATAATGGCCAATTTACTGGGACGTCGATTGGTGGCGTTCTGGGAATCATTACTGGCAAGAATCCCGCTGGTCAGAACGCTTTACTCAGCGGTTAAGCAAATTATGGAAGCGGTGCTGGCAACAGATGCCAAATCGTTTCGAAAAGTATTATTGGTGGAATATCCACGCAAAGGAGTCTGGAGCTTGGCTTTTATGACATCGGATGATCTGGGTGAAGTGCAGGATAAAACTATTGCCAATGTCATCAGCGTGTTTATTCCGACCACACCAAATCCTACATCTGGGTTTGTGTTGATGGTGCCGGAGTCCGATGTTATTGAATTGGATATGGCGGTAGAAGAGGGGCTGAAAATGATTATTTCGATGGGCGTGGTGGTGCCAAACTCACAAGCCTATCAAAAGAAACGTCAGGATCAGCAGCTCACTGAATAG